TCGTTTCCTTTTGGATCTCTGGCAAAATTTGCCACCAAGCCTTTGGCAAATTCCAACGCTTTGGCTTCACCATGATTCGCGATGATAGACGCTAAAAGCGATTTATTGTATGCTGCAGAAGAGCTACGGGTAAGGAGCTTGCCTTTAAATTTAGGATCGCTCAGATCAAGGTAACTTCCAAGCTCTTTTTCAGAGATTTTTTCGGGATTGTAAACAAATATACGCGCACGTTTTGTAAGACCAAACCATTCATTGTCACTATCTCTTAAGTGTGCAGGAATATTTTCAACAAGCGTTTTAGAAACGATAGGCTGTAAAAGATGCTCTTCTTTAGCTTCATATAAATTGCCAATATCTGATGTGATTAACATATCAGCAGGTGAATTTGCACCCTCAATTTTCAGCTTTGAAACAAGCTCTTCAGCTTTAGCGGTAATGACATTAACCTTAATGCCACTCTTTTTTTCAAACGCTTCAAAGAGCAGTTTATCGCTGTCGTAGTGCCTGTGGGAATAGACATTGATTTCACTTGCTAGTGCAAAACTCGATGCAATGCTAAGCCCTAAAAATGCTTTTAAGATGTTGGAGGAAATACTCATTATAGCTATCCTTGTACTAATTTTGTGATGGAAGCATAATATAAAACTCTTTAATAAGTCATAATAACCATTATCAATTAAAAAGTTAAAGCCTATTTTATTTTTTGATACGGTTCATTCTAGTGCGCTTATTACCTTTTAAAAGAGAAGTAATTTTGTATACAAACCAAGAGTAGCCTTATCCAAAATAACTACTTTTAAACTGTTAAATAAACCTTAAATACCTTGGAGTAGAATGAATTTACTTTCAAACTATTAGGAGGAATTCATGGTTAAAAAACTTTCTTTCGCACTGATGGTAGCGACACTTCCCCTTTCCCTCTTTGCGGCTGAAACCAAAGTAGCACTCAACCTTGCAACAGCAACTGGCGTTGGTGAAAAAATCGGCGAAGTTACTATTTCTGAGACAAAATACGGTCTGGTATTTACCCCTTCTATTAAAGGCGTTCCAGCAGGCATTCATGGTTTCCATGTCCATGCAAATCCTAGTTGTGAACCCTTAAAAGCAGCCGATGGCAAAGTAACGCCCGCAGGAGCGGCAGGTGGGCACTTTGACCCAAAAGCGACCAATGCACACAAAGGTCCTTACAGTGATGATGGTCACTTAGGCGATCTTCCTGCACTTTATGCCGATGCCAACGGTGACATCACAACACCTGTTCTTGCTCCAAGACTTACGTCACTGGATCAAATCAAAGAACATGCTTTGATGCTTCATGCAGGTGGAGACAATCACTCTGACCATCCAGCAATGCTTGGCGGGGGTGGTGCTCGTGTCGCATGTGGTGTTATCAAATAATTACACTCTCAAAGAGAGGAGAAAGCTCCTCTCTTTTCTCTCTTTTATTCCTCTTTTTGCCTCACAATAACAGTGTAAAATACTCAAACTTTTTTCGTCTTTAGTAGCTCTCTTAAAAAAAGCTTTTCTACCAAAATAAGTTTTAAATTTTATACATTACTATATTGATAAACATACTTGACAATACCCTAGTAAAATGCTATTATTCTCCAAATTAAAAAGGAGGCAACATGGTAGAGCACAAAAAACGTAGTATCGTTAAAGCGATCTCTTGGAGAACACTCGGAACGGTTGACACCATGTTGATCAGTTTTATCGTCACGGGAAGCCCACTTGCCGCCGTTTCTATCGGAGCGTTTGAGCTTCTCACCAAAACATTGCTATACTATTTTCATGAAAGAGCGTGGAATAAAATCGATTTTGGTCGCCAAAAAACACAACCAGAGTATCAAATATGAGCCAAACATACGAAATTAAGGTCGCAGAAGCGATTAACACACTTCAAGAACTCATTGGAGCCAAAGCTCTTAAAGTCACGTTGGCATTTAGCCATCAAAGTGAAGATGCCATCAACATCTCACTTGCGCAAAAAGCGGGCATTGAGTTTGATCTGTTTACCCTTGAAACCCATAAGCTTTTTGATGAGTCATTAGCCTATGAAAAAGAGATCGAAACCTTTTTTGGCGTTGCGATCAAACGCTTTAGCGCAAGTGATGAACAGATCAAAGCATTGGAAGCAAAGGTCGGAGAGTTTGGCATTTTTGATAACATTGATCTGCGCAAAGAGTGTTGTCATGTACGTAAACTCATCCCTTTAGCACAGGCACTTAAGGGGTATGATGGCTGGATCAGCGGTATTCGCATCGCACAGTCGATTACAAGAAGCGATACAAAACTGGTAGAGTTTGACGGCAAATTTGAACTCTTAAAGTTCAACCCACTCACCCATTTTAGCGATGAGGACGTGGAGCGTTATATGCACGAAAATGCCATTCCTCAAAATGCCTTATACGCCAAAGGCTTTAAAAGCATCGGCTGTAAGCCCTGTACACGCGCCATTAAAGAAGGCGAAGATATCAGAGCAGGCAGATGGTGGTGGGAAAACCCAGAACATAAAGAGTGCGGATTGCATCTGCATAAGGAGAAGTAAGTAATGGATCATTTAGACAGACTCGAAGCCCAGAGTATCTACATTTTGCGAGAAGCGTACAGAAGCTTCCCAAACCTTGCCATGCTTTGGAGCATCGGCAAAGATAGCACGGTACTTTTGTGGCTCACACGAAAAGCATTTTTTGGGCATGTGCCGTATCCGCTCGTGCACATCGACACGGCGTTTAAAATTCCTGAGATGATCAAATACCGCGATGAAATCGCGATTCAATGGGACTTAAACTTAGTCGTTGGACAAAACAAAGAAGCGCTTGCAAAAGGTGAGACCTTTGTGAATGGACTTGATCGCCTCAGCTGCTGTAAAAAACTTAAAAGCGACGCGCTCAAAAATACGCTTGATGGAACATGGGCACGCCGTAAATGGAATCCTTACAAAAAAGTATGGGAAGATGAGTTGAACGGCTCACCTTACACGGGTGTTATTGTCGGCGTTCGTGCAGATGAAGAAGGCAGTCGCTCCAAAGAGCGTGTTTTCTCAGCGCGTGATGAAAAAAGTGAGTGGGATGCCAGTACCCAACCACCAGAGCTTTGGAATCAGTACAAAACCGATTTTGCACCAGGTACGCATGTGCGCATTCACCCACTTTTAGAGTGGACGGAGCTGAACATTTGGGAGTATATCGAGAGGGAAAATATTCCTATTATCAACCTCTATTTTGATCAAGGTAATGGCAAACGATACCGTTCTTTAGGATGTTTTCCATGTACGGCACCTGTCGATTCACAGGCTCGTAATCCAAAAGAGATCATCGAAGAGCTCACCTCTGGTAAGTTTAAAGACATCGCGGAACGTTCAGGCCGAGCGCAAGATAAAGACGGTGGTGGCACACTTGAAGCACTAAGAAAAGAAGGATATATGTAATGCAAAGACTCAATATTGTCATCACAGGACACGTCGACCACGGTAAGAGTACGCTCATTGGAAGGCTTCTTGCCGACACCGACTCATTGCCACAAGGAAAACTGGAGAGCGTGAAAAAGATGTGCGAAAACAACGCACGTCCGTTTGAGTACGCTTTCTTGCTTGACGCACTTGCCGATGAGCAGAAACAAGGCATTACCATCGACAGTGCACGCGTCTTTTTTCAAAGTAAAAAACGAGAGTACATCATCATCGATGCACCTGGTCACATCGAATTTTTGAAAAACATGATCAGTGGAGCGTCACGTGCTGAGGCGGCTTTGCTTCTCATTGACGCCAAAGAGGGTGTGGCTGAAAACTCCAAACGTCACGGTATGTTGCTCTCACTTTTAGGCATCAAACAAGTGGCGATTGTGGTCAATAAAATGGACTTGGTTAATTTTAGTGAAATCGCCTTTACGAAATTGAAAGTGGAATACAGCGAGTACCTCGCAACACTGGGCATTAAAAGCGACATTTTCATTCCTATCAGTGCGCGTGAAGGTGTGAACCTCATCGAGCATTCTGCCTCAACGCCATGGTATAAAGGACCAACGGTTTTAGAAATTTTAGATAGTTTCAAAAGCGTGGAAGAAAAAGAGAATGATGACTTTAGAATGCCATTACAAGATGTGTACAAGTTTACACGTGACAACGATGACCGTCGAATTTATGCGGGAACCGTGACTAGTGGTGAGCTCAATGTCGGTGATGAAGTGGTTTTTTACCCTTCACTCAAACGCTCCAAAGTCGCAAGCATCGAGAGTTTTAACACCGAAGTGAAAACGAGTGTCAAAGAAAGCGAAGCCATTGGGTTTACGCTTGAAACACAAATTTACGTGCGAAACGGTGACGTAGTAGCACGTGCAGACCAGAGTGCGCCTAGAGTTAGTAACCGATTTGAAGCGAATCTTTTTTGGTTGGGTGTAAAGCCACTAGAGCTTGATAAACCGTATAAAATAAAGATCGGTTCGGCGCAAAGTACCATCTATCTTGAAGAGATCAAACGTGTCATCGATGGCGATACGCTAGATCGTGCCGATGAGCCAAGTGTGGGACGCCATGAAGCAGCATGTGTTATCTTTAGGGTACACGATCTTTTGGCGATGGAGCTTTTTGCGGAAAACCAAAAGCTAGGTCGTTTTGTCATCGTCGATGAGTTTGACATAGCAGGCGGTGGTATCATCACTGAAGTGTTAGAGCAGTACACAACGAGGCGCACAAAGTCTTTACATGTAAACTCTGTTTTGGTTGACAAAGCAGGCGAAAGTGCAGAGTTTGAAGAGGAGCTTTTTGCCCTACTTCGTAAACATTTCCCACATCAATTTAATTAAGGAATAGAGAATGAAATTAACCATTAACGGAGAAGCAAAAGAGATTAAGGACGGCGTAACGCTTCCAGAATTACTCATTATTGAAAATGTTGAACAACCCGACATGGTCTCGGTGCAACTCAATGACGAATTTGTAAGACAAGACGAACACAAAAGTATCACACTTAAAGAGGGCGATGAGATCAACTTTTTATACTTCATGGGAGGTGGCGCGTGAAAGAGTTTAGCGATGAGGAATTAGAGCGTTATTCGCGCCACATCATCCTTCAAGATGTCGGCATAGAAGGTCAAGAGAAGATTGCTAATTCTAAGATTTTAGTGATCGGAGCAGGCGGACTTGGCTCTCCTGTAGCACTTTACTTAGCCGCAGCAGGTGTTGGAGAAATCGGCATCGTGGATGGTGATGTGGTTGATCTTTCAAACCTTCAACGTCAAGTCATTCACGCCACAGCCGACATCGGTGTACCAAAAGTTCTCTCGGCTAAAGCGAAAATGGAAGCGATCAACCCAAATGTTAAAGTGACCGTGTATCAAAAGTTTTTGGATGCTTCCAACATTTTGGACATTATCAAAGGGTATGACTTTGTCATTGATGGAACCGACAATTTTTCGGCGAAATTTTTGATTAACGATGCGTGTATCTTGGCAAATGTACCTTATTCACACGGTGGCATTTTACGTTTTGGTGGACAAACGATGACCATTAAACCTCACGAGAGTGCATGTTACGCGTGTGTGTTTGATAGCCCTCCACCTGCGAATGCGATTCCTACATGTTCAAGTGCAGGTATTTTAGGAGCGGTTGCGGGTATGCTTGGAACCATTCAAGCCGCAGAAGCACTCAAATACATCGTCGGTGTCGGTGAACCACTCTACAACAGACTCTTAACCTTTGATGCCAAAACGATGAACTTTAGAAATGTGAATTTCAAAAAAAACCCAAAATGCCGCGTCTGTGGTGGAGAGGGAATTAAAGAGATACGCGACTACGAAGCCGTTGTATGTGAGGCAAAATTATGATAAAAATCCCACAAAGCGTGTACGATGAAATCGTCGCACACGCACTTAGAGATAACCCGATTGAAGCGTGTGGTTATCTTGCAGGCATCAATGGCGAAGTGAAATACGCCATCCCTATGAAAAATACGGATGCAAGCAATGAACACTTCAGCTTTGATCCGCAAGAACAGTTTGATGCGTTTAAAAAGACGCAAAAAGAGGGGCTTAGACTTATTTCCGTCTATCACTCTCACCCAGAAACACCCGCTCGTCCGAGCGAAGAGGACATTCGTTTAGCATTTGATCCTAATGTCAGTTATATTATCGTCTCACTTGCAGGCGAGGTTCCTGATATGAAGTCATTTATTATTAAAAATAAAACGGTTGAAAAAGAAGAAATTAACATTATTTAAAGTCCGTAAAGCGCGTTGTAAAATGTAAAACAGCTTACGAAACAACCTTCTATCGACACGGCTGAGGCACGATGGGAGCCCCGAAACGCTCCGCTTATTCGTCCCATCGGCTCAAAGTGTCTCTTTCAGGTCATTTCTTCGCGTTTTACTCTGAACTGCTTTACAGTTTTACATGTAACGATAAGGAGTTACGATTATGAGTAGATATGAAATTCCCCAAATGGTCTATGAAGACCTTGAAGTTTTTAAAAAAAACCATGCCGAGTTTTTGGCTGGAACGCTTGATGAGCTTACCTTTAAAACAATGCGAGTCCCTTTTGGTGTGTATGAACAACGCGCGGCCAACACTTTTATGGTGCGTATCAAACTGGCTGGCGGCATCTTAACCCCCAAACAACTTTTAACGCTCTCCGACTTAGCTGAAAAGTACGCGCACGAGGCAATTCATATCACCACACGTGGTGGCGCACAGCTTCACTATGTCAAGATTGAAGACATCATCGACATTATCACAACATTGCACAGCATCGACCTCAGTGGTCGTGGTGGCGGAGGCAATACCGTCCGTAACGTTATGGCTGACCCACTCGCAGGAACGGCTAAAGATGAGATTTTTGATGTCTCTCCGTATGCCCTTGCGATGACCTCTAAGATGCTAGAGCAAAAAGACTCGTTTGCACTTCCACGAAAGTTCAAAATCACCTTTAGTGGCTCAGAAGCAGACCGTGGTTACGCCACGATTCACGATGTTGGCTTTATCGCTAAGATTCAAGATGGCGTGAAAGGCTTTAAACTCTTTACCGCTGGTGGTATGGGTGCAAAATCACGCTTGGGAACACTGTTGCGTGACTTTGTGCCAGATACTGAAGTCTTTTTGTACTCTCAAGCGATCAAACAAGTGTTTGACAAATACGGTAACCGCAAAAACAAACATGCTGCACGCCTTCGCTTTTTATTTGAAGATCTTGGTCTCGAAGAGTTTAACAAACTCCTTGACGTGGAGCTTAAAGCGGTAAAAGCCAAAGGTGACTGGGAGATGCCAATCACTGAAATTGAGCGTGACTTCGGCGACACAACACATGAGCCTTTCGCTGTTCCTGAAAATATTAAAAAATGGTGGAACCGTTACGTGTACGCCCAAAAACAAGAAGGGCTTTACGGATGTAAAGTGCCTGTGCATTTAGGCGACATTCATTTCGAAAATGCACGCAACCTTGCCAATGCACTGCTTCCATTTGGTGAAGACGTGCTTCGTTTTACAGGCGATCAAAACCTTTACATCAGAAACCTAACAGCGCCTCAAATGGCAAGTTTGCACGACATCTTGCAAAATTTCTCGAAAGATGTGGCAAAACCAACGCTCTTTGGTGATATGGTCGCGTGTACCGGTGCAGCAACGTGTCAGCTGGGCATTGCTCGCCCTCGTGGTGCAGTCGATGCGATTCAAAAGCGTCTCAATAAACTCATTGATGAACGTGACTATGATGCTCTTCAAGGATTTAAAATCCATTTATCGGGTTGTCCGAACAGTTGTGGAAAACACCTCATCGGCGATCTTGGATTTTTCGGAAAAGTTCAACGCAATGAGGGCTACTCCTACCCTGCCTACAACGTCGTAGCAGGTTCACGCACCCATGGTGATGGCAGTGTGTACGCGCAAAAAGCGGGTGATGTTGCAGCCTTTCATGTTCCAGCTTTTGTGGAAGAAGTTTTGGATACGTGGCTTTTACATGTAAAGGCTTATAAGAGTTTTGCAGACTGGATTGATGATGGTGGTCTTGCTATCATCACAGAGATCAGCAAAAAATACGTCGATATTCCTTCGTTCAAAGAGGATAAAAACCCTTACTTTGACTATGACGCGGTGGAACTCTTCTCGCTAAAAGGTCGAGGAACAGGTGAGTGTAGTGCAGGTATGTATGACCTTATCGAAGCCGATAAAAAGGCACTTAAAGAAGCGTTAGAGAAAGAGGAAAAAGACTATGAGTTGATTCGTCTTTTAGCCGCTCGTATGCTTTTGGTGACACGTGGCGAAGATGCGCGTGATAAAGCAGGTGTTCTCAAAGCCTTTAAAACACTTTTTGTCGATACAACACTGCTCAATGCCTACTTTGGCACGATGCTAGAGGGTGATGCGGATGAAAAATCCATCGAGCTGGCAGAAGAAGTTATCAAGCTTTACGAGACAATGGACAATACCCTGAAATTTGCGAAAGAAAAAGAGCTCGCAGCAGCGGCTACGCAGACCGAAGTAAAATCAGCCCATTTTAAAGACCTCAGCGGTGTGGCGTGCCCGATGAACTTTGTCAAAACAAAGATGGAACTCTCTAAAATCGGAAGTGGCGAAGTCTTGGAAATTTTACTCGATGATGGCGCACCGATTGACAACGTGCCAAAATCGGTGGCAAGCGAAGGACACACCGTCGAAGCGACTACCAAAGAGGGTAATGGCTGGCGTGTAAGGATCGTGAAAAAATGAGTACCTTAGGCATCGCACTCACGCCAAAACGCACACTTTTGATTGGGGCGGGCAAAGTCGCCGCACAAAAAGCGCGCGTACTGGACAGTCTTGATTTTGCGTACGAAATCGTCGCAGCATCAAAGCTCGATGCCTATTTTGAATCCAAAATCTTTACATGTAAAGCGTTTGAGGATGCTGATGCAGAGGGCTTTGAAGTGATTATTGACGCGACCGGCAATGAGCAGGTGACCAAGCGTTTGGTTGCCCTAAAACCGCTTCATCATTTTTGGCTCAATGTTGTCGACGTCCCTGAACTCTGCGATTTTTACTTTAGTGCGCTGACACGCCGTGGAGACATTCAAGTTGCCGTGAGTAGTGGAGGCAGTTCGCCAACCTTGGCGCAAGTCATTCGTAATAAGATCGAAAAAATTTTACCGCGTGATCTGACCTCACTCATCGACAGACTGAAAAACGAGCGTAAAAAACCCGATCGTGATTTGGATAAACTCAAAGAGATTGCCAAAGCAGGTGTGGGAAAAGTGTTTCTTATCGGCTGTGGAACAGGCTATGTCGGAAACCTCACACTCGATGCACTAAATGCGTTTGAACTGCTCGATGTAGCATTAGTGGATGCGTTGGTCTCGCAGGAGATTCGCGCCCTGATTCCGCTTACATGTAAAGTCGTCGATGTGAGCAAAAAGAAGGGGTTCCACTCCAAAAGTCAAGATGAAATTAACGCACTTTTGGTCGAATACGCGAAGCAAGGGTTGGTTGTTGGACGCCTAAAAGGAGGCGATCCGCTTCTGTTTGGGCGTTTGGGTGAAGAGAAGCAGGTTTTGGCTCAGCACGGCATCTCCTTTGAGGTCATTAATGGCATTACGTCAGCCCTAAGATCATGTACCGTTTCAGGCATTGTGCCAACGATTCGTGACATTTCCAAAGGGGTGACCATAGTCTCGGCACACCTTCGAGAAACGCTTTTCAACGATGATTGGGTGGGCATTTTAAAACAACCGTTACACACGGTAATCGTTTTGATGGCGCACAGTTTTGCGAAAAAAATCGAAGATGCCATTGCAAAACAAGAGATCGACCCCAACCTTCCTGCCGCGTTTGTCTCGAAGATTGACCTGCCCGATCAGATTACCATAGTGGGAACTGTGGGAAAATTGGATAAAATGGCAACACTATGTGCCACACCCGCGGTTCTCATCATTGGTGAGTGTGTCGCAAAAGAGAACATTTTACCAGCCGAAAATAGCGGCAAAATCATTTACATGTAAAGGCTAATCAGCTGTCTAAAAAAAGCACCAACGGTGCGCGGGCTCGCTGCCGAAGCGAACTCAGCGTTAGCGTAGCGTGAGAAGCTTTGCTTTGAGCGCGTGTCAAAACATAGGATTTTTTCGATAGCTGATTTACATTCAAAGAAGGATATTTTATGGGATTTACCACCAAAGCATTGCATGCCAAACCTGCACACAAAGACCAACACGGCGCAATGCGCTTCCCTATCTACCAATGTTCAGCGTTTGAGTTTGAAAAATCAGAAGACCTTGAAGCTGTTTTCAAAGGTCAAAAGATGGGGCATGTCTACACACGCTCTTCCAACCCGTCCATCGAAGAGTTTGAACTCAAAGTCAAAGCGATCAGCGGTGCTTTTGGCGTGATTGCGACCGCAACAGGAATGGCGGCGATTGCGAACGCGCTTTTTGCACTGGTTAAAAGTGGCGATAACATCATCACCACCCAGTACCTTTTTGGCAATACGCTTTCCTTGTTTCAAACACTCTTCAGTGATTTTGGCGTGGAAGTACGTTACGTGGATTTGAGCGATGTTGAGGCGATTCGTGCGAATATTGATGCTAAAACGCGTCTGCTTTTCTGTGAGAGTGTGAGCAATCCTCAACTGATTGTGCCTGATTTTAGCGCGATTAAAGCGGTGTTAAAAGAGAACAATGTACCTCTCATCGTCGATACAACGGCAACGCCTTGGAATATCTTTGATGCGAAAAAACACGGTGTCGACATTGAGATTATCTCCGCGACCAAATACATTTCGGGTGGCGGTCATGTTTTGGGCGGTTTGATCGTCGATAACGGTACCTTTAACTGGAAAAACCACGTAACGCTAGAGCCTTTTTTCAAAAAATTTGGTCCTTTTGCCTTTATGGCGCGCCTTCGTAAAGAGACCTTCCGAAATTTAGGCTCTTCGTTGACGGCGCAAAGTGCCTACTTGCTCTCCTTAGGTCTTGAAACGCTGGACTTAAGAGTGCAGAGAAGCTGTAAAAATGCCCTAGCTGTCGCAAAACATCTGCAAAGTAAAGCTGAGATTATCAGCGTTGAGTATCCGCTTTTGGAAAACTCGAACTATTTTGCCAACGCATCCAAACAGTTTAGTGGCGGTGGCGGCATTGTCAGCTTTAGCTTTAGCGATAAAGAGACAACCTATGCGTTTTTAAACCGTTTGAACATCATCAAACGAGGCACCAACGTCCAAGACAATAAATCATTGGCGATTGCAACGTACCATACGATTTACGCCGAATATTCCGATGAGCAAAAAGCCGCTTACGGGCTAACCGAGGGCATGATTCGTCTCTCTGTGGGTATTGAAGATTTGGAAGATTTACTCGCCGACATCGACCAAGCATTAGCCTAATAAAACGTTTTGAATGGATTTAACCCTTTACCTTTACATGTAAAATTCACTCAAACACGATCATTTTAAAGTAACGAAAGTAAACATGGGGTAAAATTTCATCGCGCTGGTGTAGCTCAGTTGGTAGAGCAGTTGATCCGTAATCAACAGGTCGGGGGTTCGAGCCCCTTCACCAGCTCCAGCCTCTCACAGAATTTCCCCATGTTTTGAATGCTAAACGTTTAACTCCCTTGCCTTGTTCGCTTTACATGTAAAGTAACGTTAAAAGTTTAGCCCTAAGCTCTAGGTGCCCATTTTGGGCTAACACGAAACGTAAAGACTTTTACTCTTTAGACGTCGAACCCTAAATAAAAGAGAATACATCTATGAAAATTGCACTCCTTATGAGTGGCGGAATAGATTCTAGCTACTCCGCTTATTTGCTCAAAAACCAAGGCCATGAGGTCATTGGCATCTATCTCAAACTTCACGAAGATGAGAAAAAACATGCCATTAACATCGCCAACATCGAAAAAGTCAGCCATCATTTGGGTATAGAGACCCATGTGTTAGATGCCAAAGCCCTTTTTAAAGAGCATGTCTATGACTACTTTGTACGCTCGTATGAGCAAGGACTCACTCCCAATCCGTGTGCTTTTTGTAACCCCCGAATGAAATTTGGGTTTGCCTTTGAAAAAGCGATGGAGATGGGCTGCGAAAGAATTGCCACAGGGCA
Above is a genomic segment from Sulfurospirillum halorespirans DSM 13726 containing:
- a CDS encoding aminotransferase class V-fold PLP-dependent enzyme, coding for MGFTTKALHAKPAHKDQHGAMRFPIYQCSAFEFEKSEDLEAVFKGQKMGHVYTRSSNPSIEEFELKVKAISGAFGVIATATGMAAIANALFALVKSGDNIITTQYLFGNTLSLFQTLFSDFGVEVRYVDLSDVEAIRANIDAKTRLLFCESVSNPQLIVPDFSAIKAVLKENNVPLIVDTTATPWNIFDAKKHGVDIEIISATKYISGGGHVLGGLIVDNGTFNWKNHVTLEPFFKKFGPFAFMARLRKETFRNLGSSLTAQSAYLLSLGLETLDLRVQRSCKNALAVAKHLQSKAEIISVEYPLLENSNYFANASKQFSGGGGIVSFSFSDKETTYAFLNRLNIIKRGTNVQDNKSLAIATYHTIYAEYSDEQKAAYGLTEGMIRLSVGIEDLEDLLADIDQALA